In Bacteroidota bacterium, the DNA window TTGCGACAAAAAACAGAAATCTTTTACAATCGACGCTGGTATACAATCTACAATACACGTATTTTTTGTCATCTGAATCTATAACGCCGCAAGAAACGCAGGCTTTTCAAGTTTTTTGTGGTCTGGTATTTGAAAGTATAAGGATTCTCTACAACAAGACGATCTTTATACAAGACACCACCTTTTCTTCAATAGCGATATCCGTTAGCATCCTAAAATTATACAAATCTTGCAAATAACAGCCTTCTGCTGCATCTATTTCAGATTTGTCGATGTTTTTTCACAAGACCATGCCCCTCAATCTCAGCCTATTTAGAACCTGTTTACTGGCCCTGCTTCTCACATTCATGGCCATTGGTGCCCAAGGCGTTGTTGCACAGACACAGGTTATCGATTTTGAGCAATACGAAACGGGAGAAATCCTCACCTATGTCGCCGGCTCTGAAGGGTACAGTGGCATTGCAGTTTCTGCCACACATCCCGCGTGCCCTACGCGCAATGCTGCCATAATTTTCGATTCGTCGTGCCCGGGTGGCTGTTCGGGTGACGATGACGACCTCGGCACACCCAATGCATCTTTTGGCGGCCCGGGTACTGGCACAGGCGGTGCTGCCGGCAGTGGTTACGAAAACGATACTGCCCTGGGCAACCTGCTCGTTGTACACCAATTCTGTAGTGACTTGAATAGCAGCCCGGTTGCGAACCCACAGGATTTTGGCGGCAATGCAACCGTCCACTTGACATTCCCAACAGATGTGACCATTACTGAGTTGACAACACTCGACGTTGAAGGCTCGGAAACCCTGCAAATTGACTTTTTTGACGAAGCCGGCAATGCCGTTGGCTTCGCCAATCCGATTGTAACTGGCGACAATGGCAAAGCAATACTCGCAGCCATGCCACTCGGCGGCAACGCTACGGTATCCGCGGTTCGCACCATGAGCATCACCCGTCAGGGCTCAGGCGCACTGGACAACATTGTATTTACACCGGACGCAGTAGCTGACCTTGAGATCACCAAGTTGGTCGACAACCCGGCACCCGACAGCGGTGCAACGGTAGTCTTTACACTCGATCTTGTGAATCAGGGCCCGGATACGGCCGCTAATGTAACGGTTGACGATCGCGTACCGGTCGGCCTCAACTATGTATCGCACACGTGCGACACCGGGATCACAAACCTGGATGTAAGCAGTTTTGTAAATGATGCCGGCGAAACGCAACAACTTATTCGCGCAACACTGGACAACATCGCTGCAGGCGCTTCAGCTTCCTGTACTGTCAGCACGACAGTTGACACTGGAGTTGCTGTTGAAAATGTGGTCGAGATCATGACTAGTGATGCTTACGACCCTGATTCAACACCTGGCAACAACGTACCCGATGAAGACGACCAGGACAGCGCGGCCATCACACCGGGTGAAAGCTCAGGGGGTGGAGATGGCGGCATAGAAAGTGAAGGGACGATGGCCATACAACTGGCCCAGCGGCTTTTCAACAGACGGGTGGATACCCAGCACAAAGCAGCCTTGCTCGCGGCACCCGCACCGCAGGTGTTTTTGCCAACCAGCGAAAACGCCATCCGGCTTGCCAAAGCCGGCAGCGGGTTGGATGACCTGCGCAATGCAATTCCGTCGGAAGGTCCACATACCTCTCTGGCTTATGAAGTTACGCCGCGTGACCTCCTGGGCATCACCAATGCAACCGGCGTATTGGCTGTAGATTATCTGCAAGTCAACGGACGCCGGCTCGGCGCCATATTTAGTACATCTTCACCTACCGGCGAGTTGTATGATCACACAAAAGTATCCTGTGACCGACTCGGAGGCGGCAAGTTGGAAGACGTTCGGCTCGTCCAGATTAACGGGCAGGACTTTGTACTTTCGAAATTGCGCCATGCTACGGGCGACATTGACTATGCCATCAGTTTTGTGGCTTACCGCAGTGGTAGCGCCTATACGATCGACAGCCGCTTCTCGCCAGCCGAATACACCGTGCCCGCCGGCAGTGAAGTGATTAATGTGCAAGTATGGGGCGTAACGCCTGAATTCTCCGCCGGCGTTATTGCAGATCTGCTCAACACACTCAGCGAACGCAATGCGCTCACGTATCAAAACAATGCTACGCGTGCACCACAGATTTTTGTTGCTGACGGTGAATACACCCAGGGCAAAATCAATCTCCGGCTGGTCAACCGCGCAGGAGCCGCGCAGGTCATCATCCGTGGTACCCTGGCTGCAACAGAAGCCGATGCCGCCCGTGGCATCAGAATTCCTTTTGCGCAAACGGTTGACCTCAACAAACCTACAGCAGATTTCCCCTACGCTGAGATCACGCTGGACGTAGGATCGATCTTCGACGCAATCCTGACTGTTGAGCACAAAGCATCTAACAGCCTCGACCAGCTGTATCACGCGGATGGCACATGGAGCTATGCCTCCGGCGACGAATCTGAAGTGAACAATTTCTTTACAGCATCCAACAAACAGCTTTACACCGTTGATCGCTATATCGTCGAGCGCTCCGGATCTATCGAAGGCCACGTCAAAAATTGGGTGAGTTTATTTCGGTACCTCCAGCCAAACGGCAAGGCTGTAGATCTTTCTGCGTACAACTACGTGTCGTTCACGGCGTCTGGTACAGGACAGGTTCGCCTCATTGCTGAGAAGGCTAGCATCGAGACATGGGATCAGTACGGGTTTACGTTTGAACTTACAGAGGAGCCCAAGCGCCACAGCATTAGCTTCAGCGAAATGCGCAAAGAAGGCCGATTCGATGGCCGGTTTGAAGCAAACGACATCACGCTTCTGGCCTTTTATGCACTCGGAGATGGACAACAATTGCAGCCATTCTCCATGGACATAAATAACATCACATTTGGTGGTGCAGCGCAGGTAGCCGGCGAAGCATTGCCAACCCTTTACACGCTTGAGCAAAATTTCCCGAATCCGTTTAATCCGGTCACACAAATCAACTTCAGCTTACTCGAATCTATGCGCGTACGCCTGGCCGTGTATGATGTACTCGGACGAGAAGTCGCTGTGCTTGTAGATGGCTTGCAGGCAGCCGGCACACACCAGGTGCCCTTCGAAGCCGGCGATTTACCCAGCGGACTCTACATGTACCGCATTGAAACACCCCAAGGCAGCACTTCAAAAATGATGAGCTTGCTCAAATAGCCTGCGTTATACTTCCCGCTAAACAACTGGCAGCGGGACAAACGTTGCTGCGCCCGTTGGGATGGTTTTTGTCCCTTCAGGCATTTCTATTTCTGGCAGTGCGTATGTGGTCGACTCGCCGGCCGACAGAGGATTTGGCTCAGCCCACAAAGGTCCCTGATACGATCGCATCACCACATGATCACCTGAGCGCCCAAGGATATACGACCTATCAAGTGGCACTTTGCCATAAGGCGTGTCCAAGACATATTTCGGAATTGCAAAGCCTGTCAACCGTCCCTGCAACGCCTGCATAATTTCCAGTCCCTTTTCAATGGAGGTGCGAAAGGAGGCGGTGCCGCCAATTAACTGCGCTTGATAGAGGTAGTACGGCCGCACGCGCATCTTCACGAGGCCTTCGAGCAATGCCTGCATGACTTGCACGTTGTCATTGATCCCGCGCAAGAGGACGGTCTGGTTACCAACCGGCACACCAGCACGTAATAACCGGTCGATGGCGTCGGCAGCCGGCTGCGTCAACTCCTTGGGATGGTTAAAATGGGTATTAACCCAAATTGGATGATATCGGGACAGCATTTCACAAAGCGCATCGGTCACGCGGTAGGGCAACGTCACTGGTAGCCGCGACCCAAGTCGGATCACTCCAACATGCGGGATCGCCCGAAGCCTTGAAATAATCCATTCCAGGTTTTTCTCATTGAACGTCAGCGGATCTCCGCCTGTGAGCAGTACATCTTTGATTTCCGGATGTGCTGCAATATAGTCAATGGCTTCCTGCAGCTCGGCTTTATTCATGAACTGCTCAGCGTCTCCTACCATGCGCTTGCGCAAGCAATACCGACAATAGATTGCACACTCAGCTGTTACGCAAAATGCTACACGATCCGTATAGTTGTGAATCAGATTTTTTACCGGTGAATGGGCAACCTCTTCCAGCGGATCAACAACCCCAACAATGTCGGGCTGCATCTCAGACATCTGCGGCACCACCTGCCGGCGGATG includes these proteins:
- a CDS encoding T9SS type A sorting domain-containing protein, with amino-acid sequence MPLNLSLFRTCLLALLLTFMAIGAQGVVAQTQVIDFEQYETGEILTYVAGSEGYSGIAVSATHPACPTRNAAIIFDSSCPGGCSGDDDDLGTPNASFGGPGTGTGGAAGSGYENDTALGNLLVVHQFCSDLNSSPVANPQDFGGNATVHLTFPTDVTITELTTLDVEGSETLQIDFFDEAGNAVGFANPIVTGDNGKAILAAMPLGGNATVSAVRTMSITRQGSGALDNIVFTPDAVADLEITKLVDNPAPDSGATVVFTLDLVNQGPDTAANVTVDDRVPVGLNYVSHTCDTGITNLDVSSFVNDAGETQQLIRATLDNIAAGASASCTVSTTVDTGVAVENVVEIMTSDAYDPDSTPGNNVPDEDDQDSAAITPGESSGGGDGGIESEGTMAIQLAQRLFNRRVDTQHKAALLAAPAPQVFLPTSENAIRLAKAGSGLDDLRNAIPSEGPHTSLAYEVTPRDLLGITNATGVLAVDYLQVNGRRLGAIFSTSSPTGELYDHTKVSCDRLGGGKLEDVRLVQINGQDFVLSKLRHATGDIDYAISFVAYRSGSAYTIDSRFSPAEYTVPAGSEVINVQVWGVTPEFSAGVIADLLNTLSERNALTYQNNATRAPQIFVADGEYTQGKINLRLVNRAGAAQVIIRGTLAATEADAARGIRIPFAQTVDLNKPTADFPYAEITLDVGSIFDAILTVEHKASNSLDQLYHADGTWSYASGDESEVNNFFTASNKQLYTVDRYIVERSGSIEGHVKNWVSLFRYLQPNGKAVDLSAYNYVSFTASGTGQVRLIAEKASIETWDQYGFTFELTEEPKRHSISFSEMRKEGRFDGRFEANDITLLAFYALGDGQQLQPFSMDINNITFGGAAQVAGEALPTLYTLEQNFPNPFNPVTQINFSLLESMRVRLAVYDVLGREVAVLVDGLQAAGTHQVPFEAGDLPSGLYMYRIETPQGSTSKMMSLLK
- a CDS encoding KamA family radical SAM protein, with product MNGIQTPDWQTPDWQKWTWQMRHRVHSLESLQQYINPTADEMAAIEATQGIFRWNITPYYASLMDADDTTCPIRRQVVPQMSEMQPDIVGVVDPLEEVAHSPVKNLIHNYTDRVAFCVTAECAIYCRYCLRKRMVGDAEQFMNKAELQEAIDYIAAHPEIKDVLLTGGDPLTFNEKNLEWIISRLRAIPHVGVIRLGSRLPVTLPYRVTDALCEMLSRYHPIWVNTHFNHPKELTQPAADAIDRLLRAGVPVGNQTVLLRGINDNVQVMQALLEGLVKMRVRPYYLYQAQLIGGTASFRTSIEKGLEIMQALQGRLTGFAIPKYVLDTPYGKVPLDRSYILGRSGDHVVMRSYQGPLWAEPNPLSAGESTTYALPEIEMPEGTKTIPTGAATFVPLPVV